Sequence from the Candidatus Dormiibacterota bacterium genome:
ATGGGGCCGCTTGATGACGAGGCGCCGCCGCCTGACCCATCAACTCTGGCTAGCCTGGGTCGGTTAAGGCCTTAGGCTGTCCTCTCGACCGCGACTGGCGTCTGCAGTCCCGACTCACTCGGCTCGAGAAGGCGTCGGATCACCGTGTTGAGTTCCTCGCACTTCTCGAGGATCAGATCGCAGGCTCGCGCGCGCTGCTCCGGCGATAAATCTTCGGATCTCAGCAACTGTGCGTAGCCGTTGATGACCGCGAGCGGTGTGCGCAGGTCATGACCCAGGCCCCTCAGCTCAGGGTTGCCAATCGCCAGGGCGTCCTCCACGGCATAAGCTTGGCCCCCCGGCGGAGATTGTCAAGGGAGCCTCGTCGACCACAAGTAGCCTTACAATCGCCCTGCCCCTAAAGCTGACAGCGTCCTAGCGCAAGCCGGCGGTGGCGGCCTCGAGGTCAGCTACGGCGGGAATCAGCTTTTCGCCAATGAGCTCGAGCCGCTTGGTCTCGTAGATCTTCGGCACATGCCCGATGACGGTCTGGATGCCCATGCCGGCCAGCCACTTCAGGCCCCCGATTACCTTGCCGAGGTTTTCGCCGTTGTCGCCCAGGTCGAACTGGAAGAGGGAGGTCTTCTCGATGTCGTCGTAGTTGCGGCCGACGGCCTTGCAGTGCTCGCGCAGGATGTCGAGCTTGCGCGGGATTTCGGGAGTCGGAAAGAGGTTGCAGGCGTCGGCGTACTGCGCCACCAGGCGCAGCGTTTTCTTTTCCCCGCCGCCGCCGATGAGGATGGGTGGGTGAGGGCGGGTGAGGGACTGGGGAGAGTTCAGTAGCCGTTCCGGCTGGTAATGCGCCCCACGGAGGGGTTTTTCGCTTCCGCGCTTGCCTTCCCACATGGCGAGGCAAATCTGGAGTGTCTCTTCGAGCCGCTCGAAGCGCTCCTTTATCGGCGGAAAGGGGATGCCGAGGCCGTTGCTCTCGGCCTCATTCCAGGCGGCGCCAATGCCCAGCCAGGCGCGTCCGCCGGAGAGGACGTCGAGCGTGGTGACGGTTTTCGCCAGGATACCGGGGTAGCGATAG
This genomic interval carries:
- a CDS encoding histidine kinase dimerization/phospho-acceptor domain-containing protein, whose product is MEDALAIGNPELRGLGHDLRTPLAVINGYAQLLRSEDLSPEQRARACDLILEKCEELNTVIRRLLEPSESGLQTPVAVERTA
- a CDS encoding LLM class F420-dependent oxidoreductase; the encoded protein is MKIGLDIADFTWPVGPAKLGSTLGQIARTADQAGFDSIWVMDHFWQIRMNGPEHHEMLEGYSALSYMAGVTSRVKLGTMVTGAIYRYPGILAKTVTTLDVLSGGRAWLGIGAAWNEAESNGLGIPFPPIKERFERLEETLQICLAMWEGKRGSEKPLRGAHYQPERLLNSPQSLTRPHPPILIGGGGEKKTLRLVAQYADACNLFPTPEIPRKLDILREHCKAVGRNYDDIEKTSLFQFDLGDNGENLGKVIGGLKWLAGMGIQTVIGHVPKIYETKRLELIGEKLIPAVADLEAATAGLR